Proteins encoded together in one Mycobacterium simiae window:
- a CDS encoding Zn-ribbon domain-containing OB-fold protein has protein sequence MTAPDRPTIDTDGQAWWTATQGRRLTVNRCRSCGQASLYARPFCPHCWCEDVDLTPATGRARLYTWSVIRQNAAPFDTRTPYVLAMVDLEEGSRLMTVVADCAVDDLRADMDLVIAFREDDDGFVVPVFRPAPA, from the coding sequence ATGACCGCGCCCGATCGGCCCACGATCGACACCGACGGCCAAGCCTGGTGGACCGCCACGCAAGGCCGGAGGCTGACGGTCAACCGTTGCCGCTCATGCGGCCAGGCCTCGCTGTACGCACGGCCCTTCTGCCCGCACTGTTGGTGCGAGGATGTCGATTTGACGCCGGCCACCGGACGCGCGCGGCTGTACACCTGGAGCGTCATCCGCCAGAACGCCGCGCCCTTCGACACCCGCACTCCCTACGTACTGGCCATGGTGGACCTCGAAGAAGGATCACGGCTCATGACGGTCGTGGCGGACTGCGCTGTCGATGATCTACGCGCAGACATGGATCTGGTCATCGCTTTCCGCGAAGACGACGACGGATTCGTCGTGCCGGTGTTCCGGCCCGCACCCGCCTAG